The following is a genomic window from Streptomyces lincolnensis.
CTTGCCGCGCCACATCGGCGCGATGTCCCAGCCGAACGACACCTTCGTCAGACCCGACATGACCCAGAAGCCGTTGGCGTGGGTGGCGACCTTCTGGTTGGGGAACGCCTGGTCGCCGCCGATGTCGGGGCCCATGTCGGCGTAGTCCGCCTTGCTCGGCACCACCTTGTGCTTGAAGACGAGGTCGCCCGCCCACTGGAGCGCCTCGACCACGGCGTCGCTGGCGACGGCGGGCCGGCCGTTCGCGTCGATGATGGTGCCGCCGTTCTGGTACGCGAGGCTCCACCACTGCGGGAACCATTCGGCACCGCTGTATCCCCACACCTTGCCGGGGACCGTCAGCTCCTTGAACGCGTCGAGGGCGTCGTCCCAGGTCCAGTCCGCGGTGGGGGCCTTGATGCCCTTCTTGTCGAACATGTCCTTGTTGTAGAACACGGTGACCGCGCCGGAACGGTCCGGGATCGCGTAGAGCTTGTCCTGGTACGTGTACAGGGAGCCGACCGGGCCGAACCGCTGCTCGGGGTCGAGCTTCGCCGCCTTGGCGAGGTCGTCGAGCTCCAGCAGCTGGTTCTTGCTGGAGTACGTGTTGACGCTCTCGGCGACCTGCATGATGTCCGGCCCGTTGCCGCCGGCGATCATCGTCTGGACCTTCTGCGCGTACGAGTCGCTCGGGATCAGCTGGAGCTTGACCTTGAGCTCCGGGTGCTTCTTGACCAGCAGATCGATGCGGGCCTGGTACGCCTTGCGGTCGGGGTCGCCGCCCCACACCGTCATCACCAGCGGCGCGTCACTCGCCCCGCTGCCGGAGCCGCACGCCGTCAGCGTGATGACTCCCGCCGCCACTCCCAGACCCAGAAAACCCCGACGAGAAAACCGCGCGCTGTCAAGCGTCATGGCACTGCCCTTCCTTGAGACATGCACACGCCCTGAGGTCGCCCGGGTGATCAGGCCGGACTTCGAATGGCGGTTAAAATAACCGTCGTTTTAAGACAGCGACAAGACCTTGTTTCCCACAGGTTTCAGTTGTTACCTGGCGTGCGGGCAGTGCAAAACCGGTCATCGTCACGGTCGTTGCAGGTGGGAAGCCCTAGGTCGGCGCGGGCGCCAGGACCGCTTCCGCCGCGGAACCCATCGCCGGGCGCGGCCGCCGCGCAGGGCCGACTCCACGGCGTAGGTCACGGGCGGGACGAGGAACATGGGGAATCGGTCAACGGTGGTGGGGGTGAGCACTGCCGTCGTTACGGCGCCGACCGGGACGCTGAGGCGGGGGAGGCGTTGGTGTGGTGTCTGCGGGCGGTGGGCGGTGGGCGGTGGGGTTCCGGCAGCGCGCCGCCGGGCTCCGGCGGTACGGCGACGGTGGCACCCGGTGCCGTCGCCTGCGGTGCTTCCGTGAAGCGCGGGCGCGGTTCGGGCAGGTCGTCGAAGAGCGCCAGCAGATCCGGGCGCGTGCGGGCCCCGTCGAGAGCGG
Proteins encoded in this region:
- a CDS encoding DUF1707 SHOCT-like domain-containing protein yields the protein MSHDDRDHTLEALTEHSREGRLLIDEYGDRVTALDGARTRPDLLALFDDLPEPRPRFTEAPQATAPGATVAVPPEPGGALPEPHRPPPTARRHHTNASPASASRSAP
- a CDS encoding ABC transporter substrate-binding protein; its protein translation is MTLDSARFSRRGFLGLGVAAGVITLTACGSGSGASDAPLVMTVWGGDPDRKAYQARIDLLVKKHPELKVKLQLIPSDSYAQKVQTMIAGGNGPDIMQVAESVNTYSSKNQLLELDDLAKAAKLDPEQRFGPVGSLYTYQDKLYAIPDRSGAVTVFYNKDMFDKKGIKAPTADWTWDDALDAFKELTVPGKVWGYSGAEWFPQWWSLAYQNGGTIIDANGRPAVASDAVVEALQWAGDLVFKHKVVPSKADYADMGPDIGGDQAFPNQKVATHANGFWVMSGLTKVSFGWDIAPMWRGKKQAVSAFGSGLAISRTSKQRDNAFKAIDFLTSNEAQAQIIASGQDVPANLEVQKSPAFLKPSWMKTDVDMGVFAESSEFVFRAPFIPEWQEMIDTISNGLADFWLGKERSAKKALTAVQKDLEALIKSGA